Proteins encoded within one genomic window of Paludisphaera rhizosphaerae:
- a CDS encoding glycosyltransferase — MIEAPARHGRIADESAAVLRGRDIVCFSHDWNGDPLSKTHLMRLLARDNRVLWVNSIGYRTPTVSRADASRAFRKLAAATRPIRAVEPNLFVLSPLAVPVYDRKAVRILNRYWLRFQVRLAMRRLGFRRPINWVFNPAAAVVAGALGEETIIYHCVDEYSAFTGVSAAAMLELEAHLLRLADLVVVSADRLLQSKAPFNARTVLVRHGVDFDHFRKALDPGMQVPARIAGLPRPVIGFFGLIADWVDVDLMAEVAARHPHGSLVVLGKTTTDVSKLSRLPNVHLLGRIPYTDLPAYCKGFDLALMPFRINELTLNANPLKVREYLAAGLPVVSTAIPEVEELGCCRIGVGREGFLGEVEAALADPGPRIERSELMRHESWGARLDEIRLHLATSGTRGSL, encoded by the coding sequence ATGATCGAAGCTCCTGCCCGCCACGGACGGATCGCCGACGAGTCCGCTGCGGTACTCCGCGGTAGGGACATTGTCTGCTTCAGCCATGACTGGAATGGCGACCCGCTCTCGAAAACGCACCTAATGCGCCTGCTCGCCCGCGACAATCGAGTGCTCTGGGTCAATTCGATCGGCTATCGGACTCCGACTGTCTCGCGCGCGGACGCCAGCCGCGCCTTTCGCAAGCTGGCCGCCGCCACTCGCCCGATACGAGCGGTCGAGCCGAATCTCTTCGTCCTGAGTCCGTTGGCTGTGCCGGTCTACGACCGAAAGGCGGTTCGCATACTGAACCGCTACTGGCTTCGGTTCCAGGTCCGCCTCGCGATGCGAAGGCTGGGGTTCCGGAGGCCGATCAACTGGGTGTTCAACCCAGCGGCCGCAGTCGTTGCCGGCGCTCTAGGCGAGGAAACAATCATCTATCATTGCGTTGACGAGTACTCCGCCTTCACCGGCGTCTCAGCGGCAGCGATGCTGGAGTTGGAAGCCCACCTGCTGCGGCTTGCTGACCTGGTGGTTGTCTCGGCAGATCGCCTGCTCCAATCGAAGGCCCCGTTCAATGCCAGGACGGTCCTGGTACGACACGGCGTGGACTTCGATCACTTTCGCAAGGCCCTCGATCCCGGCATGCAGGTGCCGGCGCGGATCGCTGGGCTGCCGCGTCCGGTCATTGGCTTCTTCGGCCTGATCGCGGATTGGGTCGACGTCGACCTGATGGCCGAGGTCGCCGCCCGCCATCCCCACGGCTCGCTCGTAGTCCTGGGCAAGACGACGACCGACGTCTCGAAACTCAGCCGGCTGCCGAACGTCCATCTGTTGGGGCGGATTCCCTACACCGACCTGCCCGCTTACTGCAAGGGATTCGACCTCGCCCTGATGCCTTTCCGAATCAACGAACTCACCCTCAATGCCAATCCGCTGAAGGTCCGCGAATACCTGGCCGCAGGGCTGCCCGTCGTCTCGACGGCGATCCCGGAGGTGGAGGAGCTCGGTTGTTGTAGGATCGGTGTCGGTCGCGAGGGATTTCTTGGCGAGGTCGAGGCTGCTCTGGCCGACCCCGGGCCGCGCATCGAGCGAAGCGAGCTGATGCGGCACGAGAGTTGGGGCGCCCGGCTCGACGAAATACGCCTCCACCTGGCGACTTCAGGCACAAGAGGGTCGCTCTAA
- a CDS encoding glycosyltransferase family 2 protein yields the protein MAAEWVFALSASLLLYTYIGYPLLIGAIARLRARPTSPEGTNGRATPPCSLILAGHNEEATIGRRVAELAALVADANPESELIVVSDGSDDRTVDRARASAERSGVSHRVIELARRSGKAEAVTRGFLASRHEIVVFADARQRWGADALVRLLENFDDPEIGAVSGDLIIESGSGVLAGVGLYWRFEKWIRRQESRFGSSVGVTGAICAVRRGLFRPIPPGTVLDDVYWPLLVAMNGARVVHDGRAKAFDRLPERTRDEFRRKVRTLAGNYQLLIRLPAVLRPWRNPIWLQFVSHKLLRLVAPWAMLALLASSAAMTHPFYRAALLGQGALYLLGLAGLWTPIGGRWRLASAAGSFLTLNAAAWAAFWVWASGHCESAWGRVHYESPPRDCSFPNLGR from the coding sequence ATGGCCGCCGAATGGGTCTTCGCCCTGAGCGCCAGCCTCCTTCTTTACACGTATATCGGTTATCCGCTCCTCATCGGTGCGATCGCACGGCTCCGCGCTCGTCCGACGAGTCCTGAAGGGACGAATGGCCGTGCAACACCGCCGTGCTCGTTGATCCTCGCGGGCCATAACGAAGAGGCGACGATCGGCCGGAGGGTTGCCGAACTCGCCGCGCTCGTCGCCGACGCGAACCCCGAGAGTGAGCTGATCGTCGTCTCCGACGGTTCCGATGACAGGACGGTCGATCGGGCGAGGGCGTCGGCGGAGAGATCGGGGGTTTCGCACCGTGTGATCGAACTGGCCCGCCGGTCCGGCAAGGCCGAGGCGGTAACGCGAGGGTTCCTCGCCTCTCGCCATGAGATCGTCGTCTTCGCGGACGCCCGCCAACGATGGGGGGCAGACGCTCTGGTGCGACTCCTGGAGAACTTCGACGACCCTGAGATCGGCGCCGTCAGCGGAGACCTGATCATCGAGAGCGGGTCGGGGGTCCTCGCCGGGGTCGGGCTCTACTGGCGGTTCGAGAAATGGATCCGTCGGCAGGAGAGCCGCTTCGGCTCGTCGGTCGGCGTTACGGGGGCAATCTGTGCCGTCCGACGCGGCCTCTTCCGGCCGATACCGCCGGGGACGGTCCTCGACGATGTATACTGGCCCCTACTCGTGGCGATGAACGGGGCGCGAGTCGTGCACGACGGCCGTGCGAAGGCGTTCGACCGCCTCCCCGAGCGAACCCGCGACGAGTTTCGCCGGAAGGTCCGGACCCTCGCGGGCAACTACCAACTCCTGATCCGGCTCCCGGCCGTCCTGCGACCCTGGAGAAATCCGATCTGGCTCCAGTTCGTCTCGCACAAGCTGCTGCGGTTGGTCGCACCTTGGGCCATGCTGGCTCTGCTCGCCTCAAGCGCGGCGATGACGCACCCGTTTTACCGGGCTGCCCTGTTGGGGCAGGGAGCCCTCTACCTCCTGGGCCTGGCAGGGTTGTGGACGCCCATCGGCGGCCGGTGGCGCCTTGCCTCGGCGGCGGGGTCCTTCCTGACTCTCAACGCAGCGGCCTGGGCCGCCTTCTGGGTCTGGGCCTCGGGACACTGCGAATCGGCCTGGGGACGGGTCCACTACGAGAGCCCGCCCCGGGACTGCTCCTTTCCCAATCTGGGGCGCTAA
- a CDS encoding nucleotide sugar dehydrogenase codes for MPPAADWGLCQELRDRIEAKSALVGIIGLGYVGLPLARAFSNGGFRVLGFDSDPTKVVRLRRGESYIGHIPDATVQEMQARQFNATDSLFRLDEPDAIIICVPTPLTAAREPDLSYVVQSARAIVDRLRPGQLVVLESTTYPGTTRQVVLPILESGSLRVGRDYFLAYSPEREDPGNPTYTGAAIPKVVGGIDSAGLTLASALYERAMTAVVPVSTCEVAEACKILENTYRAVNIALVNELKVLYDRMGIDVWEVIDAARTKPFGFQAFYPGPGLGGHCIPIDPFYLAWVARKYGLSTRFIELAGEVNTAMPDFVVSKISEALNDRGKPIKGSRITLLGMAYKKDVDDPRESPGFELMGQLLRRGTVVHYNDPYIPTLPQTRRLGHLPMASQELSPEYLRDQDCLVIVTDHSAYDWAWIAAHAPLIVDTRDAMRGVAVAPGHVIRA; via the coding sequence GTGCCGCCGGCAGCCGACTGGGGCCTTTGCCAGGAGCTTCGCGACCGGATCGAGGCGAAGTCGGCCCTCGTGGGCATCATCGGCCTGGGGTACGTCGGCCTACCGCTGGCCCGAGCGTTTTCAAACGGCGGCTTTCGGGTCCTCGGGTTCGACAGCGACCCGACCAAGGTGGTCCGACTCCGACGCGGCGAGAGCTACATCGGCCACATCCCGGATGCCACAGTCCAGGAGATGCAGGCCCGTCAGTTCAACGCGACCGACTCCTTGTTCCGCCTCGACGAGCCGGACGCCATCATCATCTGCGTCCCCACCCCGCTGACCGCCGCCCGCGAGCCCGATCTCTCCTACGTCGTCCAGTCGGCTCGCGCGATCGTCGATCGGCTCCGGCCGGGCCAACTCGTGGTCCTGGAGAGCACCACGTATCCGGGGACGACGCGCCAGGTCGTCCTGCCGATTCTCGAGAGCGGCAGCCTGCGGGTCGGCCGCGACTACTTCCTGGCCTATAGCCCCGAGCGAGAGGACCCGGGTAATCCCACCTACACCGGAGCCGCAATCCCAAAGGTCGTCGGCGGGATCGATTCCGCAGGGCTCACGCTGGCCTCGGCCCTTTACGAGCGAGCCATGACCGCGGTCGTACCTGTCTCGACCTGCGAGGTTGCCGAAGCGTGCAAGATCTTGGAGAACACCTATCGCGCCGTGAACATCGCCCTGGTCAATGAGCTGAAGGTCCTTTACGACCGGATGGGGATCGACGTCTGGGAGGTGATCGACGCGGCGAGGACCAAGCCCTTCGGCTTCCAGGCGTTCTATCCGGGGCCTGGATTGGGTGGGCACTGTATCCCGATCGACCCGTTCTATCTGGCCTGGGTCGCTCGCAAGTACGGCCTGTCCACACGATTCATCGAGCTGGCCGGCGAGGTCAACACGGCCATGCCCGATTTCGTCGTCTCGAAGATCTCCGAGGCGCTGAACGATCGCGGCAAGCCGATCAAGGGCAGCCGGATCACCCTGCTGGGAATGGCCTACAAGAAGGACGTGGACGACCCCCGCGAGTCGCCCGGCTTCGAACTGATGGGCCAACTCCTACGACGGGGGACCGTGGTCCATTACAACGACCCGTACATTCCCACGCTGCCGCAGACGCGTCGCCTCGGCCATCTCCCGATGGCCAGCCAGGAGTTGAGCCCCGAGTACCTTCGCGACCAGGACTGCCTCGTCATCGTCACCGACCACTCGGCCTACGACTGGGCCTGGATTGCCGCGCACGCCCCGCTGATCGTCGACACCCGCGACGCCATGCGGGGCGTCGCCGTTGCGCCGGGCCATGTCATCCGCGCTTGA
- a CDS encoding PEP-CTERM sorting domain-containing protein yields the protein MLRGPTRISKRLLLLTTLSAACLLGSPRAAHAVPVLQLALVEDSASTPVLINYVGPSGGFGPGGAVTFSGVYGDFTVTIYGGSSTNSASLSNLLSSTVSVVNNSVGEHTLYLWVSQTDYTLPVGPMLFGEAGTGGSITSGTLGMMGIYQAWADFGNTLFGTTPFPGGVTTGLQNGTQSGSTFDSGSASGVFTRPVTPFSLTSLTILKMSGGGIVNFADHILVTGVAPEPTTMASALIGLGLAGGLAQLRRRRVTV from the coding sequence ATGCTTCGCGGACCGACTCGGATCAGCAAGCGACTGCTCTTACTAACAACCCTGTCCGCGGCGTGCCTGCTCGGCTCGCCTCGGGCCGCCCACGCCGTCCCCGTGCTGCAGCTTGCACTGGTTGAAGATTCGGCGAGCACGCCGGTATTGATCAATTACGTGGGCCCCTCGGGAGGCTTCGGCCCCGGCGGCGCTGTAACGTTCTCTGGAGTCTACGGAGACTTCACAGTGACAATCTATGGCGGGTCGTCAACCAACTCCGCCAGCCTGAGCAACCTCCTCTCTTCCACGGTGAGTGTCGTTAACAACAGTGTCGGAGAGCACACGCTCTACCTCTGGGTCTCCCAGACAGACTACACCCTGCCGGTGGGGCCGATGCTGTTCGGCGAGGCCGGGACGGGGGGCAGCATAACCTCCGGCACCCTCGGCATGATGGGTATCTACCAGGCGTGGGCAGACTTCGGCAACACCCTCTTCGGGACGACCCCTTTTCCAGGCGGCGTCACGACCGGCCTTCAAAATGGAACCCAGTCCGGCAGCACGTTCGATTCGGGTTCAGCTTCCGGCGTGTTCACGCGCCCGGTGACGCCGTTCTCCTTGACGAGCCTCACCATCCTCAAGATGAGCGGGGGCGGCATTGTGAATTTCGCCGATCACATCCTCGTGACGGGGGTTGCTCCTGAGCCTACGACGATGGCCTCGGCACTCATCGGCCTCGGGCTCGCCGGCGGCCTGGCGCAACTGCGTCGCCGACGCGTCACCGTCTGA
- a CDS encoding tetratricopeptide repeat protein — MQRKLNVRFLGFLIGLFVLSGVGVHTLHGHQLRRSAGGLLQQAAEAESENDLPKAVDHLERYLGIRPDDSDALARYALLREQLATTTANRKRLLPVLERAQIHNPGRSDLRLRIARIDIELGDLAAAREHLTVLPKTGETEQLLGECEEGIGHHEAAAAWYAKARGHAPAQIESYVRLANLLRRRLKDPDGADRIMDARADAGGLVATNPKSFRAYLERARYRQEYGLAGGDEDVRRAADLAPDEADVLFAGAERALARGEHEAARAAFDRLARLHPQDHRPYQGLADLELSAHKPDEAVRWLQKGIEALPGVADLRWRLAEVLVQTGRGDEAGRIVGRLAEEGYPVEMVDYLQARLDVGRNHWVEAARRLEEVVQRLATHEVLVPKDQRAFSRQVQLLLGRCYERIGDQERLYDAYRKALDLDPGTYDPLELTIRWSLAAALTSLDRIDEALTEYERILPRAPEARSIMARLAIVRNLRLAPEKRNWGDVDRLIDGLGTAPTIVAKGALLRAEVALARGEAARARELLVAAKESHPDEAELWTTLADLTGRQNRPDEALELLDEARRRFGDTVEIRLATARSWALRSGPEAREALARLADGVDRFGEEAGTLLAGLASVHLQAGDTAAARRLWTEVARRRSYDLGSRLILFDLATRDRDAAAMGGLIDELRRIEGDGGVHWRLAEALRLIALVETHQDEAESTLRARTLLAEVAVVRPNWSGAALAQARLDELRGDADLAAKGYLKAIELGDRRPDSIRRAVQLLMSRQRYVEAAQLLQQAQGQTPLSGDLQRLAADVALRGHEDRRALDMARKVVAEGSKDYRDYLWLGQTVEAIGRRAAAEGRADEAKARMTEAERALRRAAALAPEVPEPRVALVQLLVADRRRDEAEAAIREVQSKLAASAPLALGWCYETVGRPDQAFETYQAALAARPKDPTTIQGLASYYLRTGRPAEAEKHLENLVQLGERAPEQSGWARRTLAILLAAGGTHRQAIQALELLGAESGTASGPAVDADLRARARVLALQPSRARRREAIALLEQLGRRATPDDQFLLAQLAEADGDWPKARERLHGLLDADGQNPQYLALLVGGLLRHGHVEEAQAWFQHLETAQPRAPETIEMRARILEARGRRDDAEKVLLDFAREDEVRAEPVAVLLERLHHPAAAENLYRTAASRRRPEAVLRLATFLARQGRVDEALDICDQAWGAFSSDKVAVTSVEVLTTAVASEPQCQRVADRIARALDKAPESATLRFSLANVRTLQGNYQEAEMLYLRIFEQDRTNGTPLNNLAWLLATLGVRGPEALKLAERAIELNGPRPDLIDTRGVAHLAMGHADLAARDLQDAVAVTPAPDKYFHLARAYLMAKKIDEARAALREAVDLGLQEGSLHPLERPALRTLTAALARH, encoded by the coding sequence ATGCAACGAAAACTCAACGTGCGGTTTCTCGGGTTCCTGATCGGCCTCTTCGTCCTTTCCGGCGTGGGCGTTCACACGCTGCACGGCCACCAACTACGCCGCTCTGCCGGCGGCCTGCTGCAGCAGGCCGCCGAAGCCGAGTCCGAAAATGATCTCCCCAAGGCTGTGGACCACCTCGAGCGTTACCTGGGGATCCGGCCCGACGACTCCGATGCGCTCGCCCGGTACGCTCTGCTCCGCGAGCAGTTGGCGACCACCACCGCCAACCGCAAACGGCTGCTTCCGGTCCTGGAGCGGGCCCAGATCCACAATCCGGGTCGTTCCGACCTTCGGCTCCGGATCGCGCGGATCGACATCGAGCTCGGCGATCTGGCCGCCGCGCGAGAACACTTGACGGTGCTGCCGAAGACGGGCGAGACGGAGCAGCTCCTCGGCGAATGCGAGGAAGGCATCGGCCACCACGAGGCGGCGGCGGCCTGGTACGCAAAGGCGCGGGGCCACGCGCCGGCGCAGATCGAGAGCTATGTGCGCCTTGCGAACTTGCTGCGTCGCCGCCTCAAAGATCCGGACGGTGCCGACAGGATCATGGACGCCCGAGCTGACGCAGGGGGCCTTGTCGCGACCAACCCGAAGTCCTTCCGGGCCTATCTGGAACGGGCACGCTACCGCCAGGAATACGGGCTGGCCGGCGGCGACGAGGACGTTCGGCGTGCCGCGGACCTGGCACCCGACGAGGCGGACGTCCTTTTTGCGGGGGCCGAGCGGGCGCTGGCCCGCGGCGAGCACGAAGCGGCCCGCGCCGCATTTGATCGCCTCGCCCGTCTCCACCCGCAGGATCATCGCCCGTATCAGGGCCTTGCCGATCTGGAGTTGTCGGCCCACAAGCCCGACGAGGCCGTGCGCTGGCTGCAGAAGGGGATCGAGGCTCTGCCGGGAGTCGCGGACCTTCGCTGGCGGCTCGCGGAGGTGCTCGTCCAGACCGGACGGGGAGATGAAGCGGGCCGGATCGTCGGCCGGCTGGCCGAAGAGGGCTACCCGGTGGAGATGGTCGACTACCTCCAGGCCCGCCTTGACGTTGGGCGAAACCACTGGGTTGAGGCGGCTCGGCGCCTCGAAGAGGTCGTCCAGAGACTTGCGACGCACGAGGTGCTCGTCCCCAAGGACCAGCGTGCGTTTAGCAGGCAAGTCCAGCTCCTGCTCGGCCGCTGCTACGAGCGGATCGGCGACCAGGAGAGGCTCTACGACGCCTACCGGAAGGCGCTCGACCTCGATCCCGGCACCTACGATCCTCTCGAGCTCACAATCAGGTGGAGCCTGGCCGCCGCCCTGACTTCCCTGGACAGGATCGACGAGGCCCTGACCGAATATGAGCGGATACTGCCGCGTGCCCCCGAAGCCCGTTCGATCATGGCGAGGCTCGCGATCGTGCGAAACCTGCGCCTCGCGCCAGAGAAGCGGAATTGGGGCGACGTGGACCGGCTGATCGACGGCCTGGGGACGGCCCCGACGATCGTCGCCAAGGGGGCGCTGTTAAGGGCCGAGGTCGCTCTCGCCCGGGGAGAGGCGGCACGGGCTCGCGAACTGCTCGTCGCGGCGAAGGAGAGTCATCCCGACGAAGCTGAATTGTGGACTACCCTGGCCGACCTGACCGGCCGCCAAAACCGACCTGACGAGGCGCTCGAGCTCCTTGATGAGGCGCGGCGTCGCTTCGGCGACACGGTCGAGATCCGGCTGGCGACGGCGCGATCCTGGGCCCTTCGCTCAGGGCCTGAGGCCCGCGAAGCCCTAGCCCGGCTGGCCGATGGCGTCGACCGTTTCGGTGAGGAAGCCGGGACGCTCCTGGCGGGGCTGGCCTCGGTCCACCTGCAGGCCGGCGACACGGCGGCTGCTCGCCGGCTCTGGACAGAGGTGGCCCGTCGACGGTCGTACGACCTAGGTAGCCGCCTGATCCTCTTCGACCTGGCCACCCGAGACCGCGACGCCGCCGCGATGGGTGGTCTGATCGACGAACTCCGGAGGATCGAAGGAGACGGGGGCGTCCACTGGCGCCTTGCCGAAGCACTTCGCCTCATCGCCCTTGTCGAAACTCATCAAGACGAGGCCGAGTCGACCCTCCGGGCTCGCACGCTGCTGGCTGAGGTCGCCGTCGTTCGGCCGAACTGGTCTGGAGCCGCACTGGCCCAGGCCCGGCTCGATGAGCTGCGAGGCGACGCCGACCTGGCCGCCAAGGGGTACCTCAAGGCGATCGAGTTGGGCGACCGCAGACCGGACTCGATCCGACGGGCAGTCCAACTGCTGATGAGCCGCCAACGCTACGTCGAAGCGGCTCAGTTGCTCCAGCAGGCGCAGGGCCAGACCCCGCTCTCGGGCGACCTCCAACGATTGGCTGCCGACGTCGCGCTCCGGGGTCACGAAGATCGACGAGCCCTCGACATGGCCCGGAAGGTCGTCGCTGAGGGCTCCAAGGACTACCGCGATTACTTGTGGCTTGGCCAGACGGTCGAGGCGATCGGCCGCCGCGCGGCGGCCGAGGGACGGGCCGATGAGGCGAAGGCCCGGATGACTGAAGCCGAGCGAGCCTTGCGACGCGCTGCGGCTCTGGCTCCAGAGGTGCCGGAGCCCCGAGTCGCTCTGGTGCAATTGCTGGTTGCCGACCGGCGGCGCGATGAGGCTGAAGCCGCCATCCGAGAGGTCCAGTCCAAGCTCGCGGCGAGCGCCCCCCTGGCCCTCGGCTGGTGCTACGAGACGGTCGGACGCCCCGACCAGGCGTTCGAGACCTACCAGGCGGCCCTTGCCGCGAGACCCAAAGACCCTACGACAATCCAGGGACTCGCTTCCTACTATCTACGCACGGGTCGGCCGGCTGAGGCTGAAAAACACCTCGAAAACCTCGTCCAACTCGGCGAGCGGGCCCCCGAGCAGTCGGGCTGGGCCCGTCGGACCCTCGCGATCTTGCTCGCGGCGGGAGGCACGCACCGGCAGGCGATCCAGGCCCTCGAACTCCTCGGCGCGGAAAGCGGGACTGCGTCAGGCCCTGCCGTCGACGCCGACCTTCGCGCCCGAGCGCGGGTCCTGGCGCTGCAACCCAGCCGCGCGCGACGCCGAGAGGCGATCGCCCTTCTCGAGCAGCTGGGTCGACGAGCCACCCCCGACGACCAGTTCTTGCTCGCCCAACTTGCCGAGGCCGACGGAGACTGGCCCAAGGCCCGTGAGCGGCTGCACGGCCTTCTCGACGCCGACGGCCAGAATCCGCAGTACCTTGCCCTCCTCGTCGGGGGCCTGCTGCGTCACGGTCATGTCGAGGAGGCTCAGGCCTGGTTCCAGCACCTCGAGACGGCCCAGCCCCGGGCTCCGGAAACCATCGAGATGCGGGCCCGGATTCTGGAGGCGCGGGGCCGCCGAGACGACGCAGAGAAAGTGCTCCTGGACTTCGCCCGCGAGGACGAGGTGAGAGCAGAACCCGTCGCGGTCCTCCTCGAGCGGCTTCACCACCCGGCTGCGGCCGAGAATCTTTATCGGACCGCCGCGTCACGGCGACGCCCTGAGGCGGTGCTCCGCCTGGCGACCTTCCTCGCCCGTCAGGGGCGCGTCGATGAGGCGCTCGACATTTGCGACCAGGCCTGGGGGGCCTTCAGCTCGGACAAGGTAGCCGTCACGAGCGTCGAGGTCCTCACCACGGCCGTCGCCAGCGAACCGCAATGCCAACGCGTCGCCGACCGAATCGCAAGGGCGCTGGACAAGGCCCCTGAGTCAGCGACGCTCCGATTCTCGTTGGCGAACGTTCGGACCCTCCAGGGAAATTACCAGGAGGCAGAAATGCTCTACCTCCGGATTTTCGAGCAGGATCGGACGAACGGAACCCCGCTGAACAACCTCGCCTGGCTCCTGGCCACCCTGGGTGTACGCGGCCCAGAGGCTCTTAAATTGGCGGAGCGGGCCATCGAGCTGAACGGCCCCAGGCCCGACCTGATCGACACGCGTGGGGTCGCCCACCTGGCTATGGGCCACGCCGACCTGGCGGCTAGAGACCTGCAAGACGCCGTCGCCGTCACCCCTGCCCCAGATAAGTACTTCCATCTCGCACGCGCCTATTTGATGGCGAAGAAGATCGACGAGGCACGGGCTGCGCTTCGCGAGGCCGTCGATCTGGGGCTCCAGGAGGGCTCGCTCCACCCGCTCGAGAGGCCCGCTCTCCGAACCCTGACGGCTGCCCTCGCCCGCCACTGA
- a CDS encoding FHA domain-containing protein, with amino-acid sequence MNLEKRSSEPFLAACGAAEPLRLLVEVPGEYHPREIVLPGPFAVVGRDPQADVYLNHPQVSMRHAYLQVAFGRLFWFDLGSRTGTVGCSGSRPAGRLVFGDRLGIGPFILRLAAATDPAVNDEDSEGLTPLSSRFVGKDDLPSRALEIRSESRGSSVHELQRLLTLVGRSPICRICLSDATVSRAHCSLVLTPHGLWVVDLLGRGGTAVDGDRVRFSRLDAGDTLSVGSLRLRVRDDAAPCVEGPFSIGADITPGVLAPSEALIAPLIQQFGQMQDQMFDQFRSLLVATFQMFGKLQRDQIDFLRSELDQIRRLSEEVAEIKADRAGASRSLTSEPRQAQAVQSPRSRNGHRPQPKPLDPQVHSLLDRRIAAMEQESQDRWSSLVQTLLGGSCPPRV; translated from the coding sequence TTGAACCTGGAGAAGCGCTCCAGTGAGCCCTTCCTGGCAGCATGCGGAGCGGCCGAACCCCTCCGCCTGCTTGTCGAAGTGCCTGGGGAGTACCATCCGAGAGAAATTGTCCTGCCTGGACCGTTCGCCGTCGTGGGACGCGACCCACAGGCCGACGTCTACCTGAACCACCCGCAAGTGAGCATGCGCCACGCCTATCTGCAGGTCGCCTTCGGGCGACTCTTCTGGTTCGACCTCGGCAGCCGAACCGGGACGGTTGGTTGCTCCGGGAGCCGTCCCGCCGGGCGGCTAGTATTTGGCGACAGGCTTGGCATCGGGCCGTTCATCCTCCGCCTAGCGGCAGCCACAGATCCGGCCGTGAACGACGAGGACTCGGAAGGTCTCACCCCACTGTCGTCCCGATTCGTCGGCAAAGACGACTTGCCGAGCAGAGCGTTGGAGATTCGAAGCGAGTCGAGAGGCAGCTCAGTCCACGAATTACAGAGGTTGCTGACGCTGGTGGGGCGCTCGCCGATCTGTCGTATCTGCCTTAGCGACGCGACCGTCTCGAGGGCCCACTGCTCCCTGGTCCTGACGCCGCATGGCCTCTGGGTCGTCGATCTACTTGGTCGCGGCGGGACTGCCGTCGACGGCGATCGGGTACGATTCTCCCGGCTCGATGCGGGCGACACCCTATCCGTTGGCAGCCTCAGATTGCGCGTGCGCGACGATGCGGCGCCGTGTGTGGAGGGACCTTTTTCCATAGGTGCTGACATCACGCCCGGCGTGCTGGCCCCATCGGAGGCGCTGATCGCGCCGCTTATTCAGCAGTTCGGTCAGATGCAGGACCAGATGTTCGACCAGTTTCGCTCATTGCTCGTGGCGACCTTCCAGATGTTCGGAAAGCTGCAGCGTGACCAGATCGACTTTCTGCGCTCGGAGCTCGACCAGATCCGCCGGCTCTCCGAGGAAGTCGCCGAGATCAAGGCCGACCGCGCGGGAGCCTCGAGATCCTTAACTTCTGAGCCACGCCAAGCCCAGGCCGTCCAGTCGCCTCGCTCACGCAACGGGCACCGCCCGCAGCCAAAGCCCCTCGACCCTCAAGTCCACTCGCTGCTCGACCGCCGCATCGCAGCGATGGAGCAAGAATCCCAGGATCGCTGGAGCTCGCTGGTTCAAACCCTCCTTGGCGGCTCCTGTCCTCCACGTGTTTGA
- a CDS encoding YdcF family protein, which yields MWCRPRPPRRRLAGLTAAVLCLTTVSQPVVAYSLLGSLEWRYPPLEIRPPGAKVVVVLAGSAAAADGWRRTAELGPSTLYRCLHAAEVARKCGNLPILVSGGPIDASPASPTCARLMRDFLVAQGIPCSTLVEEAASRTTYENAAECREKLGLRPPGAVILVTEAIHMERAMRCFQKQGIDAVPAPCHHQAIRFRPSLRALLPSAAAVQSCMDVAHEWIGLGIYWIRGRI from the coding sequence ATGTGGTGTCGGCCCCGGCCGCCCAGGCGTCGCTTGGCCGGCCTGACGGCTGCCGTCCTATGCCTGACCACGGTCAGTCAGCCGGTGGTGGCTTACTCTTTGCTAGGGAGCCTGGAATGGAGATACCCACCCCTGGAAATCAGGCCGCCTGGGGCCAAGGTGGTAGTGGTCCTCGCCGGTAGCGCTGCGGCCGCGGATGGCTGGCGTCGAACCGCTGAACTGGGCCCCAGCACGCTCTATCGTTGCCTACACGCCGCCGAAGTTGCGCGTAAGTGCGGCAATCTGCCCATCCTGGTCAGCGGCGGCCCGATCGATGCCTCACCAGCCAGCCCGACCTGCGCGAGATTGATGCGAGATTTTCTCGTGGCTCAAGGCATTCCCTGCTCGACCCTGGTCGAGGAAGCTGCCTCGCGCACGACGTACGAGAACGCCGCAGAATGCCGTGAGAAACTCGGCCTTCGACCTCCTGGGGCCGTCATCCTAGTCACCGAGGCGATCCACATGGAGCGAGCCATGCGCTGCTTCCAGAAGCAGGGAATCGACGCCGTGCCGGCTCCCTGCCACCACCAGGCGATCCGATTCCGACCCTCGCTCCGAGCTCTCTTGCCTAGCGCAGCTGCGGTCCAATCTTGTATGGACGTCGCTCACGAATGGATCGGCCTGGGTATATACTGGATTCGAGGCCGGATTTGA